AGATGATTGGGAAGCGGGGACTTGAAATCATCCTCGGTGAGTTCCAGTTCTGTTTCCCTATCGTCTAGAATTTTAAGAAAGAACATCCAGACCAGTTGGCTGATGCGCTGGGCGTCGCCATCGACGCCGACGTCTTTGCGCATGATGTCCTGAATGGATTTGATGACTCCTGAAACATTACTCATTGCGTGTTGCCTTGGTTGTACAGTTGGCGTTCTAGCTCTTCGATAGCGGCTTCGTAGTTTTCTTTGCCGCCAAAAATATTGTTTATGATTTCAACAGTAGTTCCGAAACTGGTGAAGGGTTTCAACTGAAGAACCTTTGCGTTTTCTATCGTTCCGATGCCTTCATCGGCATATTTGTCCAATAGCGCGTTCAGGACAGACCTTGCCTGCTCGCCATATTGCGTGAAGTAATTGCGTTTTTTTACGTTCTCCGCGCGCTCTCTTCGGGTGAGCGGGGGTTGATCATAGGCGATATGGCAGATGAGGTCAAAGTCTCCATAATCTTTGCCGACATCTGCGGCGAGATTATCCAGAACAATTCCGTATTCTTCCAACTCATCAATAATCGCTTGTTTTTTTTTCGCGCTGTTCCAACGCTGAATGAAATCATCCAGAGATTCGAACTCCGATTGAATTTGCTTGCGACTGAAATCCTTGTAGGATTCCGTAATCAATTTTCCGTCGGGCCCGATGTATTCGACGCGTTCAGCGATGATTTTTGCCGGAACGCCGCTCACGTGAATCTTCTTTACGCCTTCTTCGCCGTCGTCATCGTCGCCATCATCCTCTTCATCTGGAGAGGGGTCCGGCGGGACGGGATCATCGTCTTCCCCTTCCGGTGTGTAAATGACGACGGGGTCGCCGTCGAAATCGGGGTCGCGAAATAGTTCCGTCGCCCTTTTAAAATCCATGATCGTGAAAAAGTATTTATTGTTCTCTTCGTCCACTCGGGTTCCGCGTCCGATGATCTGCTTGAAGATGGCCATGGACGAGATGGTTTTGTCCAACACGATGAGCTTGCAGGTTTTTGCATCGACGCCGGTCGTTAACAGTTCGGAGGTGGTGGCGATAACGGGGAATCTGCTTTCCGGGTCTATAAAGTTATCAAGCTGGGCTTTGCCTTCTGCGCTGTCGCCGGTGATACGCATAACATATGTGGGATTGTCTATGGCTATTTGTCCCGCCGCATTGACAATGGCCTGACGCATGCGCTCTGCGTGATCGATGTCTTCACAAAAAATGATCGTTTTGGCAAAGGGGTCCGTAGCGTTCAATAGTTGCATGACGCGTTTCGCGACCAGCTTGGTGCGCTGATTGAGCACGAGGATACGATCCATATCCGCCTGATTGAATGTGCGCCACTCAATTTCATTCCCCAGATCGTCGACCATGCCTTCGGGAGGGGTCCAGCCGTGAATGTCCTTGTCTATATTGATGCGGACGACTTTATAGGGGGCGAGAAAGCCGTCTTCGATGCCCTGCTTGAGGCTGTAAGTATAGACCGCTTCGCCAAAATAACTGGTGCTGGAAACGTATTTTGTTTCTTTGGGAGTGGCGGTCAGTCCCACATGCACCGCGCCTGAAAAATAATCCAGAATTTCGCGCCACGCGGAATCATCTGCGGCGCTTCCACGATGACATTCGTCGATGACGATAAGGTCAAAAAAATCGGGCGAGACATTTTTGAATATTTTATCCGCCTCATCCGGGCCGGTGAGGGCTTGGTAGAGACCCAGTTGGATTTCATAGGCCGGGTCGATTTTTCTATTTTTAATTTTTGCCATCACCGAGCCAAAGGGTTTGAAGTCGTTCACTAGAGTCTGGTCCGCGAGGATGTTGCGATCGACCAGAAACAAGATGCGTTTGACCGCTTTAGCTTTCCATAGTCGCCAGATAATTTGAAAGGTTGTGTAGGTTTTTCCAGTGCCAGTCGCCATGACCAGTAAGACGCGCTTATGACCTTTTGCAACCGCTTCGATGGTGCGGTTGATCGCTTCGACTTGATAATAGCGGGCTTCCTTGCCCGAAACGTCTACATAATAGGGTTGGACAACAAGCGCTTCTTCACTTTCAGTGATGTTGCGGAATGATTTGTAGCGTTTCCACAAGATTTCCGGGCTTGGGAAAGCGTCAAGGGGGAACTGCGTTTCAATGTCTTCTCCAGCCTCGGGTTTTTTATTGTGCGAAGCGAAAGCATCTCCATTGGAACTGAAAGCGCTGGGAACCTTCAGGATATCCGCGTATCCAAGAGCCTGTTGCATGCCATGGCTCACCGTGTGATTGTTGTCTTTTGCTTCGACAACCGCTATGGGGACATTGGGTTCCCACGAAAGCACGTAATCGGCAAATTTCTTCTTTTTCTTATTGCGGGACGACATATTGCCCCGAACTACAATGGGTCCTGGAGTTAAAGTCACTTCGCGCCTGATCTGCTTCATTTGGTCCCAGCCCGCATTTTTGATTGCCGGAGTGATGAAAAGATCGCAAATATCACTTTCGCTAAGTTTTTTTTTGTCTTTGCTTTCCATTTCCAACCCGATGTAGATCAACCGCTTTGCAGTTTATACTCTTAGATAATCCGCGACTATAATACAGGAAAATATCCAAATAAGGAATTTCCCGGCGCTCGGTCTGCATTCGGCGCGTTGTTCATTTATTTGCGGGGGTGGAATTATTAATTAGGCGCGGGTGGGGTTTTGTGTTATATTATATTTTCTTATGACAGGTTGTTCAGTTGAAGCATAATTCTTTCTAGTATCTCGCCTTGAGTAGATCTATTTAAACGCTCGGGCCCATCCGGCCCAGAATCGTTTTGTTCTTCCTCCAAGTGGTACACTAAAAGTTCTAGCATCCACCCAACCAATTAAAATCAGGGAAAACTGTGCCAGATTGGCTGGCGGGTGTTCCCATATATTTGCAGGAGTATTTATTATGTCTAATGGAACAGTAAAATGGTTTAACGAGAGTAAAGGTTATGGCTTCATCGAATCTGAAAATGGCACGGACCTCTTTGTGCATTTTTCCGAAATTCAAAGCGACGGCTTCAAGACCCTCATCGAAGGTCAAGCGGTCGAGTTCGAAGAGGGTATGGGCCAGAAAGGTCCTCAAGCCACTCGAGTATCAGCCAAATAAGGACGGCATCATCAGGAAGAGTTTCTATCCTGGTCCATTCGTTTTAATTTGATGCGCAAGGGCTCGGCCATCTGGACGAGCCCTTTTCTTTTGCCCTGCAAAATCCGCTCTCATCTCATTCAATAACAAGGCCTCGGTTAACGTTTCTCAAGCCAGGGCGGGGGAATCCTTCGCTCGTTTGAGGCGCCCTGTCAGGCCGTATTCAAATATATATTCATGCTTTCTTCGTCGCTCTCTCATATCAAACTCAACTGGCTTGGCAATATCCGTAGCGACTTGCTCGCGGGCATGGTGGTCGCGCTGGCCCTCATCCCTGAAGCGATTGCTTTCTCCATCATCGCGGGCGTGGACCCGAAGGTGGGCTTGTACGCTTCTTTTTGTATTGCGATCGTCATCTCTTTTATCGGCGCGCGGTCTGGCATGATCTCTGCCGCAACGGGGGCCATGGCGCTTGTCATGGTTCTGCTGGTGAAGGCGCATGGCCTGGAATATCTGCTGGCCGCTACGATTCTGACGGGGATTTTGCAAATCGTCGCCGGGTTTTTCCAGTTGGGAACTCTCATTCGTTTTGTGTCGCGTTCGGTCGTGACGGGCTTTGTGAACGCTCTGGCGATTCTGATCTTCATGGCGCAACTTCCCGAGTTCAAAGGCGCGGGCATTCAAATGTATGGCATGGTCGGGCTGGGTCTGGCGATCATCTACATTCTGCCGCGATTTACCCGGGCGGTACCTTCGGCCTTGGTCAGCATCATCGCGGTGACGCTGATCAGTATTTATTTCGGGATGGATCTAAGAACGGTCGGGGATATGGGTGAACTTCCATCGACCTTGCCGATTTTTCTCTTGCCCGACATTCCGCTCAATCTGGAAACTTTGAAAATTATTTTTCCCTATTCGCTGACGCTCATGGCGGTCGGCCTGCTGGAATCCCTGATGACGGCGACGATTGTCGATGACATGACCGATTCTTCGAGCAACAAGAACCGCGAATGCATGGGGCAGGGCGTCGCGAATATCGTGTCGGGATTTTTTGGCGGCATGGCGGGTTGCGCGATGATCGGGCAATCGGTCATCAATATCAAGTCCGGCGGACGCGGTCGTTTGTCGACTCTTTTTGCGGGGCTGTTCCTCTTGTTCCTGCTTCTGGCGGTTGGGGACTGGGTGCGCCAGATTCCCATGGCCGCGCTGGTCGCCGTCATGATCATGGTTTCGATCGGCACCTTCAACTGGGCGTCTTTCAGGAACCTGAGAACCCATCCCAAAACATCCAGTCTGGTCATGCTGACCACGGTCGCCGTGGTCGTCACCACGCACGATCTGGCGATGGGCGTATTCGTCGGCGTATTGACCAGCGCGCTGTTCTTCGCCCGCAGAGTATCGCTTCTGTTGAAGATCGACTCTGAGCTGTCCGAGGATGCGCAAGAACGTTGCTACAAGGTTTACGGTCAGGTCTTTTTTGCTTCAGCCGGAATGTTTGCGGAATCTTTCGATTTCAAAGACGCCGCTCCGCAAGTCATCATTGATGTCAGCGCGGCGCATTTCTGGGACCTCTCCGCCGTCGGCGCTTTGGACAATGTTGTCCTGAAGTTCCGACGCAATGGAACAGACGTTCGACTGCTGGGCTTGAACCAGGCCAGCGCGACGATTGTGGATCGGCTGGGCGTGTACGACAAACCCAACGCGCTGGAGTTGTTGCCAAAACATTAAGCGCGCCCGCCCGAGCGCCAATGGCGCCGATGATTTAAAAATTAGAAAAATTGTTCAGACGCGCATAGCCGCTGAACCCGGCGCTCCATCTCCGGGTTCGGCGGCTTTTTTTGTGGCGCCACACGCCCCGTCATCGCCAAGCGTCGTGCAAAAGCTCTAGATCTTTGATGCGATGGGTTCAACGTTCGTATTAATTATTCTCTTCTTTCATTAGTTCTTCAGCTTCCCAGTCCTTATAGCTCTTGTTTGTACCCTCAACTTTCCATTTAGAGGGTCCATTGGTATTCCTTCCGTTGACAATCGCTGCCGCGGCGCTGGGACTGTTAAAAGCATAGCTTTGAGTAAAGACTCTGTTTTCACCATTAATCGCTAAAATTCCCCTCTTAATCAGTTCCTCATGCAGATTATGGTAACTAGAACCCTTGTTGTTCAAATTGCTCCATTCCATTTTTGCTTTTGAACCCTCTTCGACGATAAAGCGACTGTCTTGAATGGTTGCCCTTGCCGTCAATCCATGTTTTGGCGTACTCATTGTGAAAATAATAGGTTTATCACTGTTATTGGGCGCCTCTTCAAAGCGCTCGGTGGATTTGGTATTTAGAATAAAAAAATCAAATTTTAATGCGGGAAGAACGAGAAAAATATTTTCTAAAAAATCTTTCATATGCGCTTCTGAGGATTCACTAAGTGGAGAAGTCGTGGGATTGGTGGAATTTTCCAGTGCAATTTTATTGGATAGTTTTGCTCTCTCTACAAGAAGACTTTCTAAATAGCGTATATGGGCTTTGTTTAATTGTTCGCCGCTAGAGGTAATCAGGATAGCCGTAGACCACCAGTCTTTTTTAGAATCATGAGTTTTGATGCGCTTGCCAATATCATCACTTTCACCAATGTATAATAATGGCTCACCCTCCTGTTCGCCCAAAAGCAGATAAACGCCCGGCCTGCTAGCCTCTTTGCGCATGAGAGCGTCTTTTAGTTGTGTCCTGTTTGTTACAAGAACATGACCCGTCCATTGAAAAGGGATCGTTGCGGTCAGCATTCCATTGGGATCTCCATCAACTAAAAACAGTTCAATCGAGCGTCCTTTCTGCTTGGCCATATTGATTTCCTCTATTTCATTTTATGATTAACTATTTAGCGTTGATTTGTTCTAAAAAACTATGGAGGTTTCTCCCTTCTTAGGCTGGCTCCCATGACCTTTATTGCAAAAGGTGAAAATATTATAAAATATCCTTATAGGAAAAGCCGAATGAATTGCTTGTTTTAGCGAATGTGTCTCGATGATCCAGTTCATTTTCTATCGTGATGGGGATATGGTATAAATAGGGTATATCATTAATACATTTCAAACGGATCGTAGGGGTTTTGCCAGGTGAGAGCTATGGAAAATTCTTGCAGGTTGCTGGGGACGCTGGATTCAAAAATCGTCGGCGTGCGTTATTATCGCGGCGGGCTGGACGAGGGCGAGCGGGTTCAGTTCAAGCGCGATCCGCTGAACGTGCATGACGCGAACGCGATCGAGGTTCTGAATTTCTGCGATGAGATGGTCGGGCATGTTCCCAGGGAGCATGCGGCCTTTCTCGCGCCTTTGCTGGATCGGGTCCGCATCGTCTTGAGCGGTCTGGTGGAGGCGGCGGATTCGGACTGGTTCATTCCTCTGCAAATCACAGTGTCTTTGACGCACAAGGGCGAAGCGATTCTGCTTCCTCCTAATGCAAACGATTCGGCGTGCGCGGCGCATCGTCGCGCGCTGGAACTGTTTCGGGAATGGGGCGGCGTGAGCGAACGTCGTCGTTTTGAAATCCTTGCCGAGTGCGAGGCTTTGTCGGGCAAGGGGCCGGAGACGGATCTGCTGATTTGCCTGATGGGCGGCGAGCCGGGGAACGATGCGGCGGCGCTGTCTGAGGAGTTTGGCGAATTCAGCGGCGCGGACGCGGAGCTACTGGCGGAACTGACGCGGGCTGAGCCGGGGCCGGACGAGGAAACGCCGGATGAACGCGAGGAACAGATCGGCGCCTTCGCCTTGAAGATCGACCGGGCGGAGCGGGAAGTGCGGCTGGCGGAGAAGCTGGAGTTCATCATGAAGTACGGCGATTTCGAGCATCGCCTGATCTTGCGCGGCACCATCGACGAACTGGTCGATGAGATCCTCAGCAAAAATATCTGAGAGCGGCGGTTTTTTTACAACGTTCATAAGTCCGGCGTTCCTCTTCATTTCGTGCTAACGTATCCATAGCTAATGGAGTCGCGTCGCGCGACTTTCCTCATATCCTTTCCGTTTTTCAAGGTCATTCAATTGAGTCAAGACAATCCGGACGCCGCCTGGGAGTTGGCGCGGCGTTATCATCAATATTCCAAACACGATTATTATCGCTCGGCGCCGTCGCCGGGTTTCATGGACTGGTCGAACCAGCCGGACCCCTTTCGTCGATACGAAGGCGCGGCGCTTGTTGCTCTCAAAAAAATCGAGTTGCGCGAGCGACCGTATTACCATGAGGTTTTGCGTCCAGGGCATCTTCCCGCCTCGCCGATGAATCACGAAACAATTTCGCAGTTGTTCTTCGACAGCCTGGCGATTTCGGCCTGGAAGAGTTTTCAAGGCTCGCGCTGGGCGTTGCGGGTGAACCCGTCGAGCGGCAACCTGCACCCGACCGAAGGGCATTTGATCTGCGGGCCGATGCCGGGCATCGACGAGGTTCCGACAGTGTCGCATTATACGCCGCAAGTTCACGGGCTGGAGCTACGCGCGACGCTTTCTGAATCGGCCTGGAATCGTTTGTCCGAGGGCTATCCCGAGGGCGTTGTGTTCGTCGGCCTGAGTACCATTCACTGGCGGGAGGCCT
This window of the Candidatus Nitrohelix vancouverensis genome carries:
- a CDS encoding DEAD/DEAH box helicase family protein codes for the protein MESKDKKKLSESDICDLFITPAIKNAGWDQMKQIRREVTLTPGPIVVRGNMSSRNKKKKKFADYVLSWEPNVPIAVVEAKDNNHTVSHGMQQALGYADILKVPSAFSSNGDAFASHNKKPEAGEDIETQFPLDAFPSPEILWKRYKSFRNITESEEALVVQPYYVDVSGKEARYYQVEAINRTIEAVAKGHKRVLLVMATGTGKTYTTFQIIWRLWKAKAVKRILFLVDRNILADQTLVNDFKPFGSVMAKIKNRKIDPAYEIQLGLYQALTGPDEADKIFKNVSPDFFDLIVIDECHRGSAADDSAWREILDYFSGAVHVGLTATPKETKYVSSTSYFGEAVYTYSLKQGIEDGFLAPYKVVRINIDKDIHGWTPPEGMVDDLGNEIEWRTFNQADMDRILVLNQRTKLVAKRVMQLLNATDPFAKTIIFCEDIDHAERMRQAIVNAAGQIAIDNPTYVMRITGDSAEGKAQLDNFIDPESRFPVIATTSELLTTGVDAKTCKLIVLDKTISSMAIFKQIIGRGTRVDEENNKYFFTIMDFKRATELFRDPDFDGDPVVIYTPEGEDDDPVPPDPSPDEEDDGDDDDGEEGVKKIHVSGVPAKIIAERVEYIGPDGKLITESYKDFSRKQIQSEFESLDDFIQRWNSAKKKQAIIDELEEYGIVLDNLAADVGKDYGDFDLICHIAYDQPPLTRRERAENVKKRNYFTQYGEQARSVLNALLDKYADEGIGTIENAKVLQLKPFTSFGTTVEIINNIFGGKENYEAAIEELERQLYNQGNTQ
- a CDS encoding cold-shock protein translates to MSNGTVKWFNESKGYGFIESENGTDLFVHFSEIQSDGFKTLIEGQAVEFEEGMGQKGPQATRVSAK
- a CDS encoding SulP family inorganic anion transporter; the protein is MLSSSLSHIKLNWLGNIRSDLLAGMVVALALIPEAIAFSIIAGVDPKVGLYASFCIAIVISFIGARSGMISAATGAMALVMVLLVKAHGLEYLLAATILTGILQIVAGFFQLGTLIRFVSRSVVTGFVNALAILIFMAQLPEFKGAGIQMYGMVGLGLAIIYILPRFTRAVPSALVSIIAVTLISIYFGMDLRTVGDMGELPSTLPIFLLPDIPLNLETLKIIFPYSLTLMAVGLLESLMTATIVDDMTDSSSNKNRECMGQGVANIVSGFFGGMAGCAMIGQSVINIKSGGRGRLSTLFAGLFLLFLLLAVGDWVRQIPMAALVAVMIMVSIGTFNWASFRNLRTHPKTSSLVMLTTVAVVVTTHDLAMGVFVGVLTSALFFARRVSLLLKIDSELSEDAQERCYKVYGQVFFASAGMFAESFDFKDAAPQVIIDVSAAHFWDLSAVGALDNVVLKFRRNGTDVRLLGLNQASATIVDRLGVYDKPNALELLPKH
- a CDS encoding GIY-YIG nuclease family protein, which produces MAKQKGRSIELFLVDGDPNGMLTATIPFQWTGHVLVTNRTQLKDALMRKEASRPGVYLLLGEQEGEPLLYIGESDDIGKRIKTHDSKKDWWSTAILITSSGEQLNKAHIRYLESLLVERAKLSNKIALENSTNPTTSPLSESSEAHMKDFLENIFLVLPALKFDFFILNTKSTERFEEAPNNSDKPIIFTMSTPKHGLTARATIQDSRFIVEEGSKAKMEWSNLNNKGSSYHNLHEELIKRGILAINGENRVFTQSYAFNSPSAAAAIVNGRNTNGPSKWKVEGTNKSYKDWEAEELMKEENN